In Dyadobacter sp. NIV53, a single window of DNA contains:
- a CDS encoding BamA/TamA family outer membrane protein — translation MKGNREISDSELDALIPQKPNRRLLGLPIFPYVGLYRFGQLFYNKEEKQRKVIEVTQNYQKESRLHENSPAKLEKIQRRYAKKLKRAQARAEKGNFWMRILGEEPVYFNLSDVEKNAEKMQKYLYNNGFFQSTVNFKPDTIFNRIRVQYLVKENRPTLLNNIRYAVNNILADSILKEHQKDGILVTKKRYDGDSFEDERIRIETLLRNEGYFGFSRQNVTYIVNDTITNPKTDSLYKLVDVNVRIDLPSGKASPERFTISSVNFDVMPPSDVPDSLFKKSNTTRQNINYSFTDKKFSTYILDSKIQVRPGEFYSQQKERDTQRQLSLTDQFRFINYSYKLDSTGHGIQGTFKAIPLDKYQFSTDVGLNVIQLQGAPGPFANFSYKIRNVFNGLENFETNIRGGIELVPGFISTDQIYRSEEIGINTSLLFPRLLVPGNLLQRKLAGYNPRTQVGLGYNFVKRPEYARTNVKAAMTYSWQPNNTTLYNLSLVDLNILNTSRLAPAFSELLEDLYLQGNNLKNSFLKSFVSDINFTYVHNTNPIAGPPKDARYFRLSLESGGTSLNVFPGQKELIKNIFQDKQGDLQFYKYLRWNADFRRYWRSGSRSSFVARINSGAIYSYGDNKVPPYEKYFFAGGSNSLRAWLPRRLGPGSSPPKLTDNNFSIEAPGEFLLEGNLEWRGHLADFFGDINYAFFIDAGNVWNIHTTDEMQELKANKILKDIAIGSGFGIRYDLSFFILRFDFGIKVIDPSRQKNQRFVLDEFDFQ, via the coding sequence ATGAAAGGTAATCGCGAGATCAGCGATTCAGAATTAGATGCCTTAATTCCTCAAAAACCCAATCGCCGCCTTTTAGGCCTGCCAATTTTCCCTTATGTTGGTCTTTACCGCTTCGGACAACTGTTTTACAACAAGGAGGAAAAGCAAAGAAAAGTCATTGAGGTGACACAAAATTATCAGAAAGAATCACGATTGCACGAAAATTCACCTGCAAAGCTTGAAAAAATACAGCGCAGATATGCCAAAAAACTGAAACGCGCTCAGGCAAGAGCTGAAAAAGGCAACTTTTGGATGCGCATTTTAGGTGAAGAACCGGTTTATTTCAATTTAAGCGATGTTGAAAAAAATGCAGAGAAAATGCAGAAATACCTGTATAACAATGGTTTTTTTCAATCAACAGTGAATTTTAAGCCGGATACCATATTTAACAGGATCCGGGTCCAGTATCTGGTTAAAGAAAATCGACCTACTTTACTCAACAATATCAGGTATGCCGTCAACAATATTCTGGCAGACAGTATTTTAAAAGAACACCAGAAAGATGGAATACTGGTCACAAAAAAGAGGTACGATGGTGATTCATTTGAAGATGAGCGGATCAGAATCGAAACTTTACTCAGAAACGAAGGCTATTTTGGCTTTTCAAGACAAAACGTTACATACATAGTAAATGACACCATTACGAATCCTAAAACAGATAGTTTGTATAAACTGGTAGATGTTAATGTAAGAATAGACCTTCCTTCCGGAAAAGCTAGTCCTGAGCGTTTCACCATATCATCAGTAAATTTTGATGTCATGCCACCATCAGATGTACCCGATTCTTTGTTTAAAAAGAGCAATACTACCCGCCAGAATATTAATTATTCATTTACAGATAAAAAGTTTTCAACCTATATTCTTGATTCTAAAATCCAGGTGAGGCCGGGAGAGTTTTACAGTCAGCAAAAAGAAAGAGATACACAACGTCAACTGTCACTGACCGATCAGTTCAGGTTTATCAATTACAGCTATAAACTGGATTCCACCGGACATGGGATTCAGGGCACATTTAAGGCAATTCCACTTGATAAATACCAGTTTTCCACTGATGTCGGACTTAATGTGATTCAGTTACAGGGCGCACCGGGGCCTTTCGCCAATTTTTCCTATAAGATCCGGAATGTTTTCAACGGTCTGGAAAACTTTGAAACCAATATCAGAGGCGGTATTGAACTGGTTCCTGGTTTTATCAGTACGGATCAGATTTACCGTAGTGAAGAAATCGGAATTAATACTTCCCTCCTTTTTCCACGGCTTCTTGTACCGGGCAATCTGCTTCAGAGAAAATTGGCTGGTTATAATCCGCGTACCCAGGTAGGTTTAGGATATAATTTTGTAAAACGGCCTGAATACGCAAGAACGAACGTAAAAGCCGCAATGACCTACTCCTGGCAGCCAAACAATACGACCTTATATAATTTGTCTCTGGTAGACCTTAATATACTCAATACTTCAAGGCTGGCTCCGGCATTCAGCGAATTGCTCGAAGACCTTTATCTCCAGGGCAATAATTTAAAAAACAGCTTTTTGAAATCTTTTGTATCCGATATCAATTTCACCTACGTTCATAATACAAATCCTATTGCAGGGCCACCGAAGGATGCACGTTACTTCCGGTTATCACTGGAATCAGGCGGAACGTCGCTTAACGTATTTCCAGGCCAGAAAGAATTAATCAAAAATATTTTCCAGGACAAACAGGGAGATCTTCAATTTTATAAATACCTGCGCTGGAATGCTGATTTTCGTCGCTATTGGCGCTCGGGAAGCAGGTCATCTTTTGTAGCCCGGATTAACAGTGGTGCTATTTACAGCTACGGTGATAATAAAGTACCGCCTTATGAAAAGTATTTTTTCGCAGGAGGATCGAACAGTTTAAGAGCCTGGCTGCCAAGGCGATTGGGCCCGGGATCTTCTCCGCCAAAGCTTACTGACAATAATTTTTCCATAGAAGCTCCGGGTGAATTTTTACTTGAAGGTAATTTAGAATGGAGAGGACATCTGGCCGATTTCTTTGGAGACATTAATTATGCATTTTTTATTGATGCTGGAAATGTATGGAATATTCACACGACAGATGAAATGCAGGAATTAAAAGCAAACAAAATATTAAAGGATATCGCCATCGGTTCTGGTTTTGGCATTCGTTATGACCTTTCCTTTTTTATTCTGCGTTTTGATTTCGGAATTAAGGTTATTGATCCATCCAGGCAAAAAAATCAGCGCTTTGTGCTGGATGAATTTGACTTCCAGTAA